TGGGGGCCTACTCATCGCAGTACAACCTGGTGTGGCGAGTACGATAGTTCATCATCGGTTTGGTCACGGTACGGAGCCGAGCGTATTATCAGCAACGCCTGGGGCCCAGAAAAAACCTGAGCCGCCGCCAACCTTAAGAACAGCCATTAGAGATGTTTGAGGCGCGCCGCTGATCGTTATTCTAGGGTAGCCAATAGCGACTGATTGAAAGGTCGGCATTCGCCGAAGATCACGGAAAGAGCCCGCTAACAATTCTTCCAGGAAACGGCAAGAAACGAGAATCAATGCTCCGGATTGACAATTTGGCTCGCGAGATGAAATGGACTGGACAGGGTTACTCCGATCGCATCGAATACGAATGCTCCCGCTCGACCAAACTCTGTGCCTTGCCTTCCGACGCTCTTTTCTAACTGCGGTAGCAACGCCGCGAGTGCCGTATATCGGTCATGATTAAGCGGACCCGACGCTTCGACATCTGAAACGTCGATAAATTGTACGCCATAGCGCAAAGCAACCCGCTGAACAGCAGGGTTTTCAACATTCAGCGCCCCAATCCGTTTAACATCAGCGCCTAGTAGAGACGAAACTTTGAGTGCACGATCATCTCTTGAGACCATAACGGTTAGAGGCGGTTTAAGCCGCCCGACGACCTCGACCTGTTTCCGAAACACGTCGGCGTCAATATCTGGAGCTGCCAGAACGACCTGAAGTTTGGCAATGACGTCGTCTCGTCCCTGGAAGCGCAATTGGCGCAAGGCTTCCATGACGAGCCATCCTCCCATGCTGTGCCCGAACACAATGATCTTCCGCTCCGGAGATTGCAGGGCGAGGTTCGATATGACATTCGCGAGTGCATCTCGTGAATACGTCGCGGACTGTTTGTCCGCGATATAACCCGTGACCTTTGCCTGCGAAGGCCACGAAAACACCACCGGTACGCCATCGATATCCGCATCGGCAGCCATCTGTGCTGCCCGGAATAAGGCTTCCTGGTAGCTGTGATTGTACCCATGCACGAAAAGGCCTATCTGCTTCCCTGACTTGGCGATCCGGCCAAGATGAGTATTGAACTCGAGTTCGCGGAGCATATTCGCGCGTGTCACGACGAAATCTGTCTTGGGATTTGGCGCTCCCCTCGCCCACTCGATTTCTCCCTTTTCATGCTGAGGCGGAATAGAAATATCAAATCGGGCGTAGTTAGCTCGTGCTGCGCGCTTCGTTCCGAAGCCTTTACCCTGATCGTTTTCCTGGCGTGTGCTTGCCACGTAGGCGGTTACCGTCTTCGCACCGTGTACTTTTGTACCCCTTGCTTGCAATACGTCCGAGCCCGGCCTGCGTGCGCACGATGAGAGCGTGATGAGAACGAGAAAGAGTGAAACTAGCAAGCGCATTATGGACATATACGCCAATAAGACGATCTCCTTCTTGATCCTAACTAACGCTCGCAATTGAGCAACGTGTGCAGAATCTAAGTGACATAGAGGGGATAGTACCCACGCGCGGACGCACCTAACCTCAATAGAATAATGGGAGAAGGTTCTGTTTTGAGGGTCTCATAATCCAACAATTCCGCGGTTATACTACGTGCAACAATAGTGCTCCGAGAAATGATCCGATCAAAGCAGCGAAAACTTTTGCCAATACTATCATTACATCTATCCGCCGATAGGTAATTAAGAACGACACCAGTTCCGATACGACCGCGCCAACGATCATAGACATCGCAACAACACGCCTATTGTTTGGGTACGCTAGGAGAAAGAGGGCAGATACAACGGCGAAGAAAACAGCACTCACTGCCGCCTTATTAGCAAGTCGTTCACCGCAGTTTGGCCACCAGATTGCGGTGACGAAAGCAACAATTAGTGAGATCCACGCCAAAACATCGAGTATTTCTACTCCTGACATTCCCGAACATTGCAAGCCACCCATCCAATTGATAATTCACTTCGTCACCCGGCGATTGAAGCGTACTTCTCCATTCGCCCTCGAAGGCTCTTGCTTGCCTCTGGGTATAGGTGGACGTGACCCAACACCAAATTGCATGCATTCGGCTGGAAACTAAGGGAAACATTGTCACAGCGCAAAGAAGTAAGAGGGTCATTTCTTGCCAAATTTACCGCCATTTCAGCCACGGCTTGTTCCATAACTTATGCTTGGATTTTATCCCACTTCTCGGGTGGTTTTACCGCAGCGGTGATGCGAAGGGGCAATTCGGCATGGGTATTTCAAATTCTTGTCACCATCTCCTCGGGGGTGAACGCCCGCGCTGAACTGATCGATCCGCGATCAGTAGCGTTCCCCAAGGCCTTGGGCAAAACAAATACTTGGAAGCATCGTTCCTGCCAAGATATTACTGCGAAGGACTTTTTTGGACCAACGCTGACTAGGTATCCAGAAACTACGGTCTCAGCGCGAGGGAATAGTAGTTTCCAAAGACGGTGACTGTGGAGCTACCCGAATATGTTCGCATCGTCATTCGATTATTACTGGAGCTGCGAAGAGGGCCATGCCAAACAAGGTCCACATTGCCAAAGTTTGGCCGGGAGTTCGGTTCGGCAACCCGTGTGACCACCTGCGCACGGTGTCAACAGAAATTGTATTGGCGGACTAACGAGATCGCGGTCTAATCGAAGGGCCGTGTTGATCCGCCATTCCACATCAGGAAATTATCTCATTTTTGTGCCCGGGATGACAAGTTTCGGACTGCCACTCTCCGATCATATTTTCTGCTGCCTATCGAACTCGACCCTAGAGAGCGACCCGTTTAAGCCTGCCTTAAGGTGAATGCTAGCTATCGAGGATACCTAGTGAACATTCGAGGGATCAATCTTGACTTCGCAGAGCCAGCCTTCAATTCTAGTAACGCGCCGCGCATTCTTTGCCGGCATCGGAACCGTAGCACTCGCAGGTTGTACTACCAGAACGGAGTTGCCACAAGCAGTGCCCGTAGCGGCGCCCCGACTAGCTACTCCTCCGATGTATTACGCCATGCCCTATGAGCAGTTCCCCATTCCAGAAGTCGACGTTTCCAAGGTCGCCCCGAAATGGTGGCGCGTGGACGTGGATTATCCAACGGACGAGAAGCCGGGCACAGTTATCGTCGATACGCCCAATCGTTACTTGTACCATACGCAGTCAGATGGTCGGGCGACCCGCTACGGTGTTGGCGTCGGGCGCGACGGCTTTCTTTGGTCGGGTCGTGGACATGTGGCCTACAAACGGGATTGGCCGCGCTGGAACCCTCCAAACGAGATGGTGGCGCGGCAGCCGGAATTGGAGCCTTTCAGTATTGCAAACGGCGGAATGGATCCCGGTCTCAACAATCCCCTTGGATCTCGCGCGCTCTACATCCATCAAGGTAATCGGGATACGATCTACCGTATTCACGGCAATCCCGAATTCGCAAGTATCGGACGCGCAGTCTCATCGGGTTGCATACGCATGATCAATCAAGATGTCATCCATTTAGCGGATAATGTCCGGGATGGCAGTGCAATTGTGGTGATCCCCGATCGCGACGGAGCGCAGGCTGTATTGAGCTAGCGGGCAGAGAGCCGCTTTTTAGTGTCCAAAACCAGTTTTAAGGCAGGCTTAAGAGGCGTGTTAGAAAACCATCGTGCTTCTCTGTTGCAGCCTTGGAGTTTTTAAATGCCTCTGCCTCTGCCTCTGCCCCGCTGCGTTTGGCGCTGGGCCCTTTCTGGAATGACAGGACGCAAGGGCTGACGAATTCGGCCCGACCATGGACAGAGGCCTGCTGCGCCTGGCTCTTAGATTTCACGGTAGGAGTGACGCGCCGATGTTCACCAATGCTATGCACGAAGTCACCTCAGCGGGCTTAAGGCTACCTTAAGGGGAAGCAGCTCTGTCGCCATTTACTTTACAAAGGAGCTTTGGATGATCAAACGTACCAATGCACGTCAATGGCCTTGTAGCGTGCCAGGCTGGAGTAACGAGGTCGACAAAACGTCGGTCTTTTCGCGCCGCGAATTCCTTGTGGGGTCGGGTACGTTGGCTGGTACTACCTTAATTCTACCGAGCCAAAGCGCTGTCGCGGCAACGACAGTGGTTCGAGACGTAACATCCTATCAGATGACCCGCTCGCTTCTTACAGCAACATATCCATTCGGGCTTATCGATATACGGGCCGATTGGTGTCCACCATGCATCACAATGGAGCGTGACATATTCCCACATAAAGATGTGAAAGCCGCTCTAAAAAACGTGGCCCTTATAAAAATTGATGTCACTGAGATGAATTCTTCGGCCCGGCACCTATTGTCGCTACTGCGTGCTGATGGACCACCAGCCCTCTTCGTGATCGATATGCATACCGGTCGTGAACAGCCATCGACGCGTCTAGTCGGCTCAATTGAACGCGATCAACTGCTCCTGATCCTTCAACCCTTCAGGTCGACCTGACAAAAACGTCATTCCGCTTATGCGCTTGACGTTTTGACATCTTAAGACTGCCTTAAGTCGAACGAGGCCTGTGCGGCCAATGGTGAGCGTAGAAAAATACAGTTCCTGGCGGTCGAACATGTTCCTCGCATTTCTCTGGCGATCGGTCGCTATCCTGCTTCTCCTGATGATGCCAACGGCGGCATCCAATAAGCCTTTACCGGTTGAAGAGGCATTCCGGCTTTCTCTCAACAAGAACGGCGATGGGCGGATCGTGCTCAATTGGGATATCGAGCAGGGTTACTATCTGTGTCGAGATCACCTCCAGGTTAGGGATGTTGATATGGGAACTGATCTATTCCTCCAAAAATCACCCACGCGCTCGTTGACCAACTTCAGTATGGCCACCTCCACTCAGGACGCCCAGGGTGGCGTGATATTCTCGTCAATAGACGATCTCAATGAGCTAAGCTTCGCAGTCGCTACCTCCAAGGACAAGCCGACGTCGGTCTACTTCACAGCCGATTGGTGCGTAACGTGCCGCACCATCGAAGAAAACGTACTTTCCGAACGTGATGTCATCACTGTAGCTGGACGCTTCGAGCCCCTCAAAATCGATTTGACCGAACTCTCAGATGCAAAAAAGAGACTGATGACTGAGCTTTCAGTCGTCGGTCTTCCGACCATGATTCTGTTTGAGAGTAACGGTCTGGAGAAGACTGTTACACGGCTCGTCGGTGATATGGCGAAATCGTTGCTCTCTACCTCGCTTTCGGAGGTCAAGTAAAATGAACGCGGTCTCAATCGGTCCACTTGTGTTCTCAAATGATCGTTTTGCGGCGCTTGTTGCGGGGGTGGTGTTCTTTGTAGCTTGCAATGTCGTGGTTAGAAGAGTGGATGCGCGTTTTGGACCATGGGGATGGAAAGCTTTCTTGATCTTTGGCATTTGCGCGCGCCTCGGACACGTGCTCGTCAATGCCGATGCTTTCGCTTCGGAGCCCCTTAGAGTATTTTCGATATCGCAAGGCGGATTCCACCTAAGCGTTGGTGCAGTCGGCGTCCTTGCCTACACGGCTTTTTACTTTCGCCGTGATCTGTCCAACGCGGCTTGGACACTGATCCCGGGCGCTCTGTCCGCATTCGCCGCAATGCTAGTAGTTGCGCTTGCTGAGGGAACACCACCTATTGGGCTGCCTGCCGCGAACTTCTCCAACTTACAAGGGGAACGGGTCAACCCGTCCACGTTCCAGGGTAAGCCCATCGTCATTAATCTCTGGGCGAGCTGGTGCGCGCCCTGTCGCCGCGAGATGCCGATGATGGCAGAGGTTGCCGATGGAAACGAGAAAGCCACTTTCCTGTTTGTGAACCAAGGCGAAGGAAGGACGGAAATTGATCGATATCTCAATCACGAGAACATCCTGCTGGAACACGTTCTGCTCGACCCATTGGGGCAGTTTAGCCGCAACTATAAGGTTCCCGGTCTACCAGCTACGCTATTCGTCGGTGGCGATGGCACGTTGCAATCCGTGCATATGGGTGAGATATCAAGGGAGGCATTGATCTTGGATATAAAAAATCTCCAGGATGCTGGTGGTCCTGAAGATTGACGATCAGTAATATTGGCGACAAGCAAATAAGTCAAAGCGCCGGGCACCTGTGTCTGTGGTCGCTCAAGGCTCGGGGAGCGGCAGCCGCGTTTCTTATCCCGATCATCGCGATCAACCTATATGATGGCGGCCGCGGAACTTGCCTTCGCGGGTACTATGAAGCATTGCAATCAATCACCAGCGAGGAAAGCCTTGACATCACGAGCTGGATCGAGTGGTTCCTTGATCGTCTAGGCAATGCCGTCGGCGAGGCACTGCTAACCCTCGACAACGTGATGCTCAAAAATAATTTCGGGCAGGCGCATGCTGCGAGTGAACTTCATTCGCGACAAGCCAAAGTAATCAACCGGCTGCTAGAGGGCAACTTCCAAGGCAAGCTCACGTCAACAAAATGGGCAAAATTGACGAACGCATCCCAGGAAACAGCATCTCACGACATTGCAGACCTGATAGAGAAAGGCGTTCTGCAAAAAGGCGAAGCTGGTGGACGCAGCACGGCCTACGAGTTGGTTTTAAACTATTCTGCAAAGCACCCTCCTCAACGCGGATAACATCCAGTCGTCAGTGATTGCTGCAAGACCACCTCTTCTGCGTAACCCACTGCGCTCATTTTTCAGGCGGGCAGTGTCCCTTAAGGGCGGGGCAGATTGCAAGCCTCGGTGAGCTGCGCTGGAGTCATCGCGACCATGGCTGGGACCCACGCGACCACTGGCAGGAAAATCGAGCAAACGACGGGCAGCAGAGACTATCCGTTCATCTATCAGAACGGCTGCAGGATTATCGGCCTCAATGTATGTAAAGATGGCGTCTCGATCCGATAACGCCGACCAAAGATTCACGATTCTCGCGCACCGGCTTTAAGTCGGGCGGCGGCTCGACGTTTCGCAAAATGCGCCTCGACCCCGTCGTCTGATAAATCCGGGCGAGTATCGTTCAACGCTTCGAGAACCTTGGTACGAAACCAAGCGTCATGCGCTTCACTGCCAGAAAGCAATTCAAGAGGCAGTGCACCCTCGTTAGCAGTCCGAGTGAGCATGATACGAACCGCATCTGACACCGTGAGGCCCATGTTTTCAAGCACCGCAGACGCGCGATCTCGAATTTCTGCCTCAATACGAGTTTGAACAAGTGCGTTTGCGGCCATGGCAATCTCCAATATCTCGCAACACTGCAATTCATTTGCATAACATTTTCTAGATAAAGTTCATCCCGCCATATCCACGACTGCTCTTTTAAGCTCTTGATGAGATACGAACCTGTGACCCGCGATAAGTCTGGTGGCAATGGACTGCTCGTGGGGTGTAGATTATAGCACCAATTGGTGCTATAATCGCATCAAAGTTTGGGAGCTACCTATGCGATCTACTATCAGTCTTGACGATGAGCTCATGGAACGTGCCAAGTCCCTTACAGGCACAAAGGAAACGGCGGCTCTGGTGCGTCAAGCACTCGAGACTTTGGTACGAGTCGAATCCGGCAAGCGGTTGATTGCTCTTGGCGGTACTATGCCTGAGGCCGAAGTAGCGCCCCGCCGCCGGAGCGAAGTGAGCAAGTGATCCTTGTCGACAGCTCAATCTGGATTGATCATTTTCGACACGGCGACTCGGAGTTGACCAAAATCATCGGAGATGATCAGTTGCTTTGCCACCCGTTCGTTGTCGGCGAGCTGGCTCTGGGCAGTCTGCGAGATCGGGATGCGGTACTAGCGTTTCTTGCAGCTCAGCGTGAGGCAGTTGTCGCGACACATGCCGAGGTGATGACCGTCATTGACCGCTATTCGGTATTCAGCATGGGAATAGGCTATACTGATGCCCATCTGTTGACTTCAACCCTCCTCGATCGACGATCAAGCTTGTGGACAAGGGATAAACGCCTCGCTGCTGCGGCTCAGAAGGTTGGCGCGGTGCTTTATCCTTCCGCGAATATTCCTCACTAGACATCCGGGAGGAGCTCTGGCGCGCTGATAGCTAAGCTCTTGATAGGATATGAACCTTAGCCGCCGATAAAAATTCTAAATTTTAGACGCAGGGCCCAAACTTGCTGTGACGAGGATCTGGATCGCTCCAGCTAATGAGTCCGCGTCCTAGTTCGTTATGGTGGCGCTCCCGAGTTCGGCGTCTTTCCGTAGTGCGTCCTCAATCTCCGCAGAGGAAACTTGCAGGAACTGCCGTTTGACCGTTTGAGCGGAAATCGCAGGTATCTCAAGGTGGGTCGCCACGCGCCTGTAGGCCGAAAAACTTAGACCTTCAATGAGTTCTTCGTCTACGACGAGACGATACGTACCTGCGTCTAGAGGTGCAACCAGGCTACTTAGTACAAACGGGTGCGCGAAAGTGATCTCGCTGTTCGTCGTTCTCTCTATCATGTCCCTAGTATCCTCTGTTCTATTGCATAGCCTCTCGCTGAGAGGCGAAATGAGTGATGGGGCACTGCCAACCGTTCTTCTTGATCAGAACAGCTTTGGACTGTGATGGGGATGACCAAGGGGGCGTCGTACCGCGCCGCCTTCATTTTCCCAAGACTGCTCGTCCGCTTCAATTGATCGGGTAGGCACTTTCCGGGATATTCGAAGCACATACCTCATGTTGCGGGGCAGTCCACGAATGGCATACGGGACGAGCGCCGACTGATAAGAGGGTCGATGCAAACTCGCCCTCCCAAGACGGCGTTTAAGTTGGGCTGCGAGCGCATCTGCGGATTTCTCGCCCGCAAGAAACATTCTCATTACGAGAAATGCGGCAGTGTTAAATTGTCTCTGATCATCATTCAGCAATGCGGCGTTATAGCCGACACTCTTCAAGACTGACTGGATTATCTCCATTTCCTCGGGGGAGATGCCAGAAAAGTTGGAATCGGAAGACATCTCGTCCTCCTCTTATTGGGGCTAGGGTGACCTGCCCTCAACCAGTAGCGCCCTTAACATGACCACTGACAACCCAACTTTGCGCCTGAATGACCCCTAACGCAAGCGAATAAGGCTTCAGTAAGTGATCCCTCAAACGTTTGGGGCTCCTGAACGCCCGTCCGACCCACCAACCTCGAACATTTGGATTTGACATGGGAACTCTGAAATTCCAGCCTTCGTGTCAAAGTCTTTTTAAACTCTCCTTGAGCTGCTTCGAAAGAGGGCCGCTTAGGAAATTGCCACGCACAGTGTTTCGAGTTTACTGCTCATTGGACTCTTTCAGGAAAGAAGTATAGGTTGGGGCTATCGTCAGCAACCGATTACGTAGGCGCTGGCGGCTAAGGGTTATCACGTGCTCTTGCCTGCCGAAACAGGAGAGCAACAATGGTTCCCTCCGTTTATCAAGGCATCAATCTGAAATTCGGGGTTGAAAAGGTGCTCTATGATCGAGCATCGCTTTACTCGCCGACACCCGCCAAAAAGCGAATGATTGTTGAAAAGACAATTCTGGTTGCGTCCCGCGATCTAAATTTCTTCACGCATAAGGATGTCGAAGAAGAGCTTTTCCGGGTTATGCATCGCGTTGTCCAAGAGCAACTCGCGTCAATGTTTTTTCCCCGCAGATCACGCGCGACTTTAGGCGTGGCAGGTTGTTGAAACCCTAAACTCCTAGCAAAGATCGAAGCTATTATCGGGTGAGCCTCCCGGCCGCTGTAGGATTATCTGCCTCGATGTATGTGAAGATGGCGTCGCGATCCGACGACCCCCTGGATTTGAAAGAAAAGGCCGGCAGATGCCAGCCTCTCTTCGTTGTTAGTTCTGGCGTCTGTAGCGCATACGCTCCTGTTCGATTTCAGCTGGTTCATAAGGATCCAGCGTGTCATCAAAGCGTGACCAGCCCTCTTTGGCATAGGCCTCACGGCGCTGATCGGGATCAACCCAGTTGGACTGGCGAAGGATGTCCTGCGCGTCCGCATAAAGGCTGTCTTCCACTTTCGCGGTTACCAGCGTGCCGCCGCGGCGAACGCCTTCCGCATAGACGTGAGCATAGTCTTCCGGGACGCCGGACTCCGTCAGCGCGCCGATAAGCCCGCCGGCGGCACCGCCTGCCACGGCACCGGCTACTGCGCCCGCCGCTGTTGCGGCAAGCCAGCCTGCGGCAACCACCGGTCCGACGCCGGGAATTGCCATGATGCCGAGGCCGGTGAGCAGACCGCCCACGCCACCAACGGCGGCGCCGATGCCGGCACCTGTGCCGGCGCCTTCAGTGGCATTTGTAGACTTGCCGTGGCGTTCATCTGCATTGTTGGACACGATGCTAATATCCGAGGATGGCACACCGCGTTCTTCGAGCGCGCTAACGGCCGCGCTGGCATCGGAGTAGTCGTCGAAAAGTCCTGTAACGATCTTCATAGGATTCTCCTGAAAATTGAATTATTTAGCGACAATGTTGCCCTGATAGTCGAGCGCGAGGCTTACCGGCTTGCCATCTTTCGAGGCCTTGGCCTGCCAGACACCCTTGTCATCCTTCATAAGGCCAGTGATATCGGTATATCCGGCTTCCGTGAGGCGTGTTTTCGCCTGTTCCTCGGTAAAACTGTTGGCGCCTTCGACAGGCGCTGTAGGATTCTTGGTCTGGGGCGTGGCCACGGCGGGCGTTTTCCCGTCGGTTGCCGGGGCGGGGGTGGTCTGTGCGAAGGCGGCAAGCGTCGAGGCGCCGACAAGCGCTGCGGCTAAGAGAAGTTTTTTCATGATTTTTTCCTCGTTGTAGCCTTTCGAGCAGGCTCCCACAACAAACACTATGCTCGCGGCATGGTTCCGCCGCCTTGCAAATAGAATTGGATGGCGTTTGCGTTTCCATGACGGTGAATGGCTTGCCGACCTGGTGCGTCGGGGCATTGCGGCGGGATGAAAATTATTTTGTCGCCGCAGGAACGTCGCTTCGGTTCGATGGTTCTCCAAGTCCAGCACTCAAAATTTGATCGGATTCCCAGATGCCTGCGGAAAAGACATTGCATGACGTGTTGCCTGACGGACTCGAGGGCATCGGCTGTTCCGCAAACCAGACACTGAAGGCCCAGCCGAAAATGGCGTGAGCCGCCCACTCTGTTCGGGCCGCCTTTCAAGGCGGCTTTTTCATTTCTGGGCCGCGATAGGCCCCTTCCAATTCAGGAGGCACACCATGACAAAGACGACCAACAGCAAAACACCGCAAGACAAGACCGAGACCGTCACTATTCACGACCAGAAGCTGGAGCGCGGCGCCGGCGGCGAGCTGCATCAGGCGGCCGAAACAGACGCGTCTGTGCTGACAACCGCCCAGGGCGGGCCGGTTGCCGACGACCAGAATTCTCTGCGGATCGGGGCGCGCGGGCCGCTGGTCGTGGATGATTTCCATTTCCGTGAGAAGATCTTCCACTTCGACCACGAGCGCATTCCCGAGCGCGTGGTGCATGCACGCGGTTACGGCGCGCATGGCTTCTTCGAGACCTTCGAATCCTTTTCTGCCTATACCAGGGCGGATTTCCTGCAGCGAGCGGGCGAAAAGACACCAGCCTTCGTCCGCTTCTCAACGGTTGCCGGCAACAAGGGTTCTGCCGACCTTGCGCGCGATGTGCGTGGCTTCGCCGTCAAGCTCTACACCCAGGAAGGCAACTGGGATCTCGTCGGCAACAATATTCCGGTGTTCTTCATTCAGGACGCCATCAAGTTCCCTGACCTGATCCATGCCGCCAAGCAGGAACCGGATCGGGCGTTTCCGCAGGCGCAGACCGCCCATGACACGTTCTGGGACTTCATCAGCCTGACGCCGGAAAGCATGCACATGATCATGTGGGCGATGTCGGACCGGACTATACCGCGGTCCTTCCGTTTCATGGAAGGTTTCGGCGTCCACACCTTCCGCCTGGTCAATGCCAAGGACGAATCGACCTTCGTCAAGTTCCACTGGAAGCCGAAGCTGGGGCTTCAGTCGGTCGCCTGGAACGAGGCGGTCAAGATCAACGGTGCCGATCCCGATTTCCACCGCCGCGACCTCTGGCAGGCCATTCAAGCCGGCAACTTCCCGGAATGGGAATTGCAGGTACAGCTGTTCGACCAGGACTTTGCCGACAGCTTCGACTTCGACGTCCTCGACCCGACAAAGATCATCCCCGAGGAAATACTGAAGCCGCAGCCGATCGGACGGCTGGTGCTTGACCGCATGCCCGACAACTTCTTCGCCGAGACCGAGCAGGTCGCCTTCATGACCCAGAACGTGCCGCCGGGCATCGACTTCAGCAATGATCCGCTGTTGCAGGGCCGGAACTTCTCCTATCTCGACACCCAGCTGAAACGGCTTGGCGGGCCAAACTTCACCCACCTGCCCATCAATGCGCCGAAGTGTCCCTTCGCGCATTTCCAGCAGGATGGCCACATGGCCATGCGCAATCCTGTCGGCAGGGCGAACTACCAGCCGAACTCGTTTGGTGAAGGTCCGCGGGAATCACCAAGCCGCGGCTATCGGCATTTTCCGGCGGAAGAACAGGGAAGCAAGGCGCGGCTTCGCCCCGAGAGCTTTGCCGATCATTACAGCCAGGCACGACAGTTCTATATCAGCCAGACACCACCCGAACAGCGTCACATCGTTGCCGCCCTGACATTCGAACTAAGCAAGGTGGAGACACCTGTTATCCGCGAACGCATGGTGTCGCATCTGATGAACATTGACGAGACGCTGGCAACCACCGTTGCGCAGAAGCTGGGATTCAAGTCGATGCCGAAGCCGGCGGATGCAGCCATGCCGACCCGTCAGGATCTGGAGCCCTCACAAGCGCTCAGCATCGTGGAGCGCGGCCCTAAGCGCTTCGAAGGCCGCAAGCTCGGTATCCTCGTCACCGATGGGGTCGATGCCAAGCTGCTGAATGGCCTGATATCGGCGATTGCCAAGGAGAAAGCCGTCTGCGAGCTGATCGCGCCGAAGGTCGGCGGCGTCACGGCCTCGGATGGAAGCTGGTTTGAGGCCCATCACATGATCGATGGCGGGCCGTCCGTTCTTTTCGATGCGGTCGCACTGCTGACCTCCGCCGAAGCGATAGACGATCTGGTCACTGAGGCAACGGCACGGGACTTCGTGGCCGATGCTTTCCAGCACTGCAAGTTCATCGGCTATGATCAGTCAGCGCTGTCCTTGCTGGAAAAAGCCGGCATTGCCGACGCTCTTGATGAGGGCACCGTTGCCCTCCCCGGGGAGGAAGGCCTCGCCGGCTTCGTATCGAACCTCGGCAAGCTGCGTGTCTGGGGTCGGGAACCTTCAGTAAAGCTCGGAAAGGCTCCGCCGCCAGTGAAATGAAATCACCAGCGGGCACGGCAGCGATGCCGCGCTTGGTGACGTCGGCACCTTCGGGAAACGAATAATATCTGGCGACAGT
The DNA window shown above is from Agrobacterium tumefaciens and carries:
- a CDS encoding catalase, translating into MTKTTNSKTPQDKTETVTIHDQKLERGAGGELHQAAETDASVLTTAQGGPVADDQNSLRIGARGPLVVDDFHFREKIFHFDHERIPERVVHARGYGAHGFFETFESFSAYTRADFLQRAGEKTPAFVRFSTVAGNKGSADLARDVRGFAVKLYTQEGNWDLVGNNIPVFFIQDAIKFPDLIHAAKQEPDRAFPQAQTAHDTFWDFISLTPESMHMIMWAMSDRTIPRSFRFMEGFGVHTFRLVNAKDESTFVKFHWKPKLGLQSVAWNEAVKINGADPDFHRRDLWQAIQAGNFPEWELQVQLFDQDFADSFDFDVLDPTKIIPEEILKPQPIGRLVLDRMPDNFFAETEQVAFMTQNVPPGIDFSNDPLLQGRNFSYLDTQLKRLGGPNFTHLPINAPKCPFAHFQQDGHMAMRNPVGRANYQPNSFGEGPRESPSRGYRHFPAEEQGSKARLRPESFADHYSQARQFYISQTPPEQRHIVAALTFELSKVETPVIRERMVSHLMNIDETLATTVAQKLGFKSMPKPADAAMPTRQDLEPSQALSIVERGPKRFEGRKLGILVTDGVDAKLLNGLISAIAKEKAVCELIAPKVGGVTASDGSWFEAHHMIDGGPSVLFDAVALLTSAEAIDDLVTEATARDFVADAFQHCKFIGYDQSALSLLEKAGIADALDEGTVALPGEEGLAGFVSNLGKLRVWGREPSVKLGKAPPPVK
- a CDS encoding type II toxin-antitoxin system VapC family toxin; its protein translation is MILVDSSIWIDHFRHGDSELTKIIGDDQLLCHPFVVGELALGSLRDRDAVLAFLAAQREAVVATHAEVMTVIDRYSVFSMGIGYTDAHLLTSTLLDRRSSLWTRDKRLAAAAQKVGAVLYPSANIPH
- a CDS encoding type II toxin-antitoxin system VapB family antitoxin yields the protein MRSTISLDDELMERAKSLTGTKETAALVRQALETLVRVESGKRLIALGGTMPEAEVAPRRRSEVSK
- a CDS encoding thioredoxin fold domain-containing protein, whose product is MFLAFLWRSVAILLLLMMPTAASNKPLPVEEAFRLSLNKNGDGRIVLNWDIEQGYYLCRDHLQVRDVDMGTDLFLQKSPTRSLTNFSMATSTQDAQGGVIFSSIDDLNELSFAVATSKDKPTSVYFTADWCVTCRTIEENVLSERDVITVAGRFEPLKIDLTELSDAKKRLMTELSVVGLPTMILFESNGLEKTVTRLVGDMAKSLLSTSLSEVK
- a CDS encoding TlpA family protein disulfide reductase; translation: MNAVSIGPLVFSNDRFAALVAGVVFFVACNVVVRRVDARFGPWGWKAFLIFGICARLGHVLVNADAFASEPLRVFSISQGGFHLSVGAVGVLAYTAFYFRRDLSNAAWTLIPGALSAFAAMLVVALAEGTPPIGLPAANFSNLQGERVNPSTFQGKPIVINLWASWCAPCRREMPMMAEVADGNEKATFLFVNQGEGRTEIDRYLNHENILLEHVLLDPLGQFSRNYKVPGLPATLFVGGDGTLQSVHMGEISREALILDIKNLQDAGGPED
- a CDS encoding type II toxin-antitoxin system RelB/DinJ family antitoxin — translated: MAANALVQTRIEAEIRDRASAVLENMGLTVSDAVRIMLTRTANEGALPLELLSGSEAHDAWFRTKVLEALNDTRPDLSDDGVEAHFAKRRAAARLKAGARES
- a CDS encoding L,D-transpeptidase; this encodes MYYAMPYEQFPIPEVDVSKVAPKWWRVDVDYPTDEKPGTVIVDTPNRYLYHTQSDGRATRYGVGVGRDGFLWSGRGHVAYKRDWPRWNPPNEMVARQPELEPFSIANGGMDPGLNNPLGSRALYIHQGNRDTIYRIHGNPEFASIGRAVSSGCIRMINQDVIHLADNVRDGSAIVVIPDRDGAQAVLS
- a CDS encoding alpha/beta hydrolase, with the translated sequence MRLLVSLFLVLITLSSCARRPGSDVLQARGTKVHGAKTVTAYVASTRQENDQGKGFGTKRAARANYARFDISIPPQHEKGEIEWARGAPNPKTDFVVTRANMLRELEFNTHLGRIAKSGKQIGLFVHGYNHSYQEALFRAAQMAADADIDGVPVVFSWPSQAKVTGYIADKQSATYSRDALANVISNLALQSPERKIIVFGHSMGGWLVMEALRQLRFQGRDDVIAKLQVVLAAPDIDADVFRKQVEVVGRLKPPLTVMVSRDDRALKVSSLLGADVKRIGALNVENPAVQRVALRYGVQFIDVSDVEASGPLNHDRYTALAALLPQLEKSVGRQGTEFGRAGAFVFDAIGVTLSSPFHLASQIVNPEH
- a CDS encoding PepSY domain-containing protein, translating into MKKLLLAAALVGASTLAAFAQTTPAPATDGKTPAVATPQTKNPTAPVEGANSFTEEQAKTRLTEAGYTDITGLMKDDKGVWQAKASKDGKPVSLALDYQGNIVAK